Sequence from the Rutidosis leptorrhynchoides isolate AG116_Rl617_1_P2 chromosome 3, CSIRO_AGI_Rlap_v1, whole genome shotgun sequence genome:
TATGTATCGGTGTATGTATCGCCGCTAAGGTAGTCAACCATGACGCCTGAATCggaattaattggtttctttgatgTCGGTGGAGGTGGTAGAAGTGGGGCCACACGTAGCGGTTCGTTTCTTGTCGCATTTTGGTTCCGGTTTTGTCCCCTGAAACAATATAAATAGCATTATGAGTTAAAGGTTTAAAGTTTTGACTtaaggtgcgtttgataaaactgaatgattaacCGCTGGATAATTCATAATCTGAATCATTCAAAGGTTCTGAACCATTCAAGCCCACCGGTGTTGCATAGATTTAGGTAATTATATTTACCTGTGTGCCAGCTGGCCAAAATCATCCTCGGAATCATCGTCATCGTGAGTTACGTTCACGAGAGATGCAACCGAATTGTCTCTCGTGGTAACATCGGATTGAGTGGGGCCGCCCCTAGCGATATCGTCATGGCGACGAAGAACACGCATCAAAATATCATTTAATGTCAAACCCTTGCCTAGAAGCTGTTCATCGCTGTAAAtgaaagtcaaagacaaagttggatGGTCAAAATTGAAAAGTCACAGAAAGCCTAGTAAAGAAGAAGTTGAGGGTGCTTTGCTTACGATGTAGTATTGACAAGGGTCATGACACGTTCTTGATAATTGCGGCATTGGTCAACAAGGTCAACAATCAATTCTTCTTTTAATCCCTGCCATAAGTTAGACAGGATATCAATTAATTCAATCAATATATGAATGAGAACATGATATCACAAGTTGTTAGCACAAATCTTTGTTCAATTGGATTAATGTTTTTGtatataatatttttttaacaATTTATAACAAAAGTGTAAGCCAAACACAGTGTTTCGTTGCAGATATGTACTTTCAGAAACAAATTACTGTGCGAGTCATGAATTGATACCATAATAAGAcatcatatcatatatcatataatatatataaaaaaagaagaTAACAACAACGTTTGAATgaacttaaaaataaaaaaaataaaaaaacaaaaaaaaaactaaatgaAGTCTCCTTCATATCAATCCAAAAACATAGAAACTGGAATTGAAAACTAATTAAATTTTATAGAATTAGTTGACCTTTATCACAAAAGTATAGAAGTCACAAATAAATGAACTAAATTGAAAAACTATACTTTGTATATAGTCAATAATACAAGAGGCTTAGTCAAGCAGCCTTTGTTGAAACAATGCATTActtattttcatataatattattGTATGTGGCAAAATCTGATTAACTAAAAGTTTTCAAATGAAGATGATATAAGCAAGTGCACCAACTTTATATATGCCAAAAAAGGTTGGaataaaccaaaaaaaaaaaaaaaaaaaaaaaaaaaattagttttcaaCATATAGAAGGCAACATAACAAGCGATTTTTTATATCAGCAATTTATTACCTCGCGATTATTAGGATCCAAAGCATTAAGTATGTCCAACAGTACGTCTGATATTCCTTCCGCATTCACCATTTCTGACAAGCTGCAACAAACACAGTTTTATCATCCATTAATTGTAGAGGTGGCACCTTGCTAATTATCTACTTAAGAATATATCAATTAGGGTTATGTTTGATAACTTCGATCACTATAGAGCAAACAAAAATACAATTAACAAATTCAGCATAAAAGGGGTAATGGGCAGAGTCTCGGGTTCAAACGTCACTAGCAACATATCTATATCTTAGGGTGGCCAGAGAAAGGATAAGAAACGATAATAACCCGGTTAGGCGGCGTACATACATCTGATTAAAACCTTATGCGTTTACCCGTTTAATAAAAAAAGTTAAGCCTAAAAGGTTACGGGTAGAGTCAACCAGGTTAATTTAATGCATGAACCCTCTTAACACCTAACGTGTAAAGATTGAATTATTATTGAATTGAAACAGTATTAATATGAAAATGTAATATGCGGACAAGAGTTTCCGGTCAAGACATGACACGTTTCAAAACCAATACAAAAGTACCCGTTTTGACCCAGATTCATTTCAACCCGTTACCCAAACATAATTAGGGATAAAGCTTCATCAAGTAATGCAAATGATACTTGAACTTTCAACATCCCATCAGTTGAAATCTGTTACGTGTCAAGTCACGGCATAAATACCTGAGTCCAGATGGATCGGTTTGAAGCGATGCCTGAATAGCCGTTTCCTCGTAAGGTGAAACGGGTTGCACCACTGGGTGAGTTTGTGGTGGTGTAAACAACGGAACACTGTTTTCTTCTCTTGGTGGAAAATCTACTCCTGCAGACTGTATAAATCATTCAACATAAAATCAATTTTAAATTAAtctaaaaaaaaaacacacacacagagAAGATAAACCTTCATAAAAGATGGTGAATTACGCGTGTGCAGAGAGTATTTGTCTAGATAAGAATAAAAACTGAATAGCTATATTACATTTGCAACAACGGTACTTACATAAATGAAAATGAAAAAATTCAAAACGAATCATATGGATGTACAattagaattaataatatgaaTATCCAAATGAAGTAAATGCAAATTATTATGACGTTTGTTAAATATCATAATACCATAAAGAATGTTGATTATATGAGAACTTTATGTACCCCGTTTATTGTAATAAATAAATACTTCCGGTTTTGTTATGGTTCATTTGTTCGCAACTAGTCAGCTTCTTTACTATACTTAATTGCATTGATTTAATATATACACTTGACAGCGGTACCTTAATGACTAAAGCATGTATGGTTGCTTGATATTTGACACGTTAACTAGTATAACTTTTATTGCCTCCTATTATTAGactatgataaatgataataatgttcTTAGTAAGACCCTACATATAAAATTCAATTGAGTTTATAAACATACTCCTTAAAATCAAGCATCATAAAGAACATTTCTTAACCATTCTTGTAAAGCTACTAGTAATTAAAATGCTATTGTCACTTGTCATATCATTTATAGTACAATTATGATTGCATCGGCAATTATAGGAGGCGGAAGCACGGATACTATAAGGGGAGAAAATAACTTACGGAAAACGTATTAAGCTGAAATAAATAATTTctaattcatttatttatttattaatgtatttcTATTTCAAATAACTACACGAATACAAAACATATTAACCAATCACCTTCAGTTCATTGTACGCTTGGTAATATTGGGGATACCTTGCTCCACGTCCCCCCAAAGCTTCTTGCCAAGTATCTATCAGAATAAGTATTTTTTCTCGTACATTTAAATCTGGCTGCAGCATCAAATTCAAATGACCAAATTAAATCGATAATAAAAGTCATCTTCTTTACTGTAACGAAAACGTATAAATACAGCGAAAGGCGCACCTTTTTCTTTACAATTTTGACCATATCATGCAATATGTCTCGCTCAATTATGTGCTGAAATACAGTCTCTCCACAGTTCTTGCTTAAAGTTTCTAGTACCTAATTTAGAAGTTACAACAATAGAAAAAAAAAACTTTGACAAAAAATTTAAATACTTGCACAACAAGAAACAAAAATCACGTCGGACGATTAACAATTAATAATATGAACATGAAATTTAGCACGTACAAAAAGAGACAGCAGCTGTATTTTTGGATTCTTGTTCGCAAGCCGCTTTTTCAGTACCTTCAGAGTATCTTTCGTTTGCCTggaaattcataaaaaaaaactaTTGAAATTCAAGGGAAAAAAACAAAGCATCATAATTTACGATGCGATAGGCTCAAATCTTATTGATACACGTAAACCTCATATAAGTGTATGAACATAATGTAATAGAAAATAAGAAGTCTACAATTAAAACAATCATTAGAAAAATTTCCTCCCACAAATTAACCAATTTGTAAAATTAAAATTATCCTCAACTGATCACAAAAT
This genomic interval carries:
- the LOC139898922 gene encoding TOM1-like protein 4, whose amino-acid sequence is MSNNNNNNASAAACAERATSDMLIGPDWAINIELCDLINMDPGQTKDTLKVLKKRLANKNPKIQLLSLFVLETLSKNCGETVFQHIIERDILHDMVKIVKKKPDLNVREKILILIDTWQEALGGRGARYPQYYQAYNELKSAGVDFPPREENSVPLFTPPQTHPVVQPVSPYEETAIQASLQTDPSGLSLSEMVNAEGISDVLLDILNALDPNNREGLKEELIVDLVDQCRNYQERVMTLVNTTSDEQLLGKGLTLNDILMRVLRRHDDIARGGPTQSDVTTRDNSVASLVNVTHDDDDSEDDFGQLAHRGQNRNQNATRNEPLRVAPLLPPPPTSKKPINSDSGVMVDYLSGDTYTDTYASKPSTNTTPKPSLPPSSDYINPTATLYVDEPKSTDHSPLGGQPSAPPAASSPLSIPPPPAKQTQRQQFFNQNQTSSSSDSSYDSLVGQTQNLSINSSSTPPPKNEKPEDALFKDLLDFAKAKSSSPSSYPNRSF